A genomic region of Terriglobia bacterium contains the following coding sequences:
- a CDS encoding amino acid permease produces MNTSLPRTLTFRDLVLLIVGTVIGSGIFLVPGPVLRDVQQHVGLALLVWIVGGVLSLLGALTYGELGAMKPQAGGLYVYIRDTFGRPMAFIYGWALFFMISSGSVATLAVAFGTYLGQIVLLTAFEAKLIAVGMIGVVAAVNVLGTRKSANLQNVATAIKVVAILAMSAVLLLSHRSVPSEPVLETGGSLMSGFGLAMISVLWAYEGWQYCTFSAGETVDPQRSFPRAFLVGSISLIVIYVVANLGYVTALGSAGAAASNSVAAEAIRVVLGPFFGKLIAVAILVSIFSAANGLTLTSPRVYYAMANDGVFFRKLAEVHPRFRTPALAVVAGSAWAAVLAASGTFEQLLTYVVFTGWIFYGLGAAAVFVYRRREPDTPRPYRVPGYPFTPLLFVIAAAALVLNTVVAEPRRALVGLVLVITGVPVYLIWQRRGAPSKALSAPRA; encoded by the coding sequence ATGAATACATCGCTGCCACGAACGCTCACGTTTCGCGATCTCGTCCTGCTGATTGTTGGAACTGTCATCGGCTCGGGAATTTTCCTTGTGCCCGGACCTGTCCTGCGTGATGTGCAGCAACACGTCGGCCTCGCCCTGCTGGTGTGGATCGTCGGCGGCGTGTTGTCGCTGTTGGGAGCGCTGACCTACGGCGAACTTGGCGCCATGAAACCGCAGGCTGGCGGCCTGTACGTCTACATTCGCGACACGTTCGGACGGCCGATGGCATTCATTTACGGCTGGGCACTGTTCTTCATGATCAGTAGCGGGTCGGTTGCAACGCTCGCGGTTGCGTTCGGCACTTACCTTGGACAAATCGTGTTGCTGACGGCCTTTGAAGCCAAACTGATCGCGGTTGGCATGATCGGCGTGGTTGCCGCAGTCAATGTGCTTGGCACTCGCAAGAGCGCAAACCTCCAGAACGTGGCGACGGCAATCAAGGTCGTTGCGATTCTCGCAATGTCGGCGGTACTGCTCTTGTCGCATAGAAGCGTGCCTTCTGAACCGGTGCTTGAGACGGGTGGGTCGCTGATGTCCGGGTTCGGACTGGCGATGATCAGTGTTCTGTGGGCCTATGAGGGGTGGCAGTATTGCACGTTCAGCGCCGGAGAAACGGTAGACCCGCAGCGCAGCTTCCCGCGCGCGTTCCTCGTTGGCTCGATCTCGTTGATTGTCATCTATGTCGTCGCCAATTTAGGCTATGTCACCGCCCTGGGAAGCGCGGGTGCGGCGGCGTCGAACAGCGTCGCGGCCGAGGCGATACGCGTTGTGCTGGGGCCGTTCTTTGGCAAGCTGATCGCGGTTGCGATTCTCGTTTCTATCTTCAGTGCGGCAAATGGCCTGACGCTCACCTCGCCGCGCGTGTATTACGCGATGGCGAACGATGGGGTTTTTTTCCGGAAACTGGCGGAGGTCCATCCGCGGTTTCGTACGCCCGCACTCGCGGTTGTGGCAGGATCGGCCTGGGCTGCCGTGCTGGCGGCGAGCGGCACGTTTGAACAGTTGCTCACGTACGTTGTCTTCACTGGCTGGATCTTTTATGGTCTCGGCGCGGCGGCGGTATTTGTTTACCGACGGCGCGAACCGGATACTCCGCGTCCGTACCGTGTTCCCGGCTATCCCTTTACGCCGTTGCTATTCGTGATCGCGGCTGCGGCGCTCGTGTTGAATACGGTCGTCGCGGAACCCCGGCGGGCCTTGGTCGGACTGGTACTCGTGATTACCGGGGTTCCCGTGTACCTGATTTGGCAACGTCGCGGTGCCCCCTCAAAAGCGCTCAGCGCGCCTCGGGCCTAA
- a CDS encoding serine hydrolase domain-containing protein, which translates to MRIIPIPVKPCLIKSLIVALVITFALMAQDPASAQGPKPSVPATKKAAETAPAPEPSSGTHELTASDLGAFLDGIVPLQLQREDIAGAVVLVVKDGKVLFAKGYGYADVAKKTPVSADGTLFRPGSISKLFTWTAVMQLVEQGKLDLDRDVNDYLDFKIPPRDGKPITLRNIMTHTSGFEETVQQLFISDVKDLVPLDQYVKAHLPNRIFAPGTLPAYSNYATTLAGYIVQRVSGQPFDDYVEQHIFNPLGMKDTTFRQPLPAALAPMMSKGYRLGSGKAKPFEVVQAFPAGSVSTTAMDMSHFMIAHLQDGQYEGAQILKPETAKLMHSVAFQNLPQLPGMCLGFYEETRNGHRIIGHGGDTENFHSDLHLIPDANVGFFISYNSAGKGENRPREALFHAFLDRYFPYQVPDQPALATAKADAEKVAGSYIVSRRGDTTLFWVLNAIGQTKVTVNSDGTISASGMKDLNGQPQKFREIAPMVFREVDGQDMLGFKHDQDSDRQIMAIDFPFMVFEKDHWYETGSLNTFIIVASLSVFVLTLVFWPVGALIRRHYGRKLEIGARDRQMRLLVRLVCILDLAMVLGFVTFFSMAMKDIGMMSPSYNGWLRLIQLCGWLGVIGTLVAIYNALRSWSTPGRWLWSKLGDAVIALACVGFAWYALFWNLLNLSLKY; encoded by the coding sequence GTGCGCATCATTCCCATCCCAGTGAAACCGTGCTTGATAAAGTCGCTGATCGTCGCCCTCGTGATTACGTTTGCTCTGATGGCGCAAGATCCGGCATCGGCGCAAGGGCCGAAGCCGTCAGTACCCGCGACAAAAAAAGCCGCAGAAACGGCGCCTGCCCCGGAGCCATCGTCGGGAACTCACGAATTGACAGCAAGCGACCTGGGCGCTTTTCTCGACGGCATAGTGCCCCTGCAGTTGCAGCGCGAGGACATCGCGGGTGCGGTGGTGCTGGTGGTGAAGGATGGCAAGGTCCTGTTCGCGAAGGGATACGGGTATGCCGATGTGGCGAAGAAGACCCCCGTGTCGGCGGACGGCACACTCTTCCGCCCGGGTTCCATCTCGAAGCTGTTTACCTGGACGGCGGTGATGCAACTGGTCGAGCAGGGGAAACTCGACCTGGATCGTGATGTAAACGACTATCTCGATTTCAAGATTCCGCCGCGCGATGGAAAGCCGATCACCTTGCGCAACATCATGACTCACACCTCGGGGTTCGAAGAGACGGTGCAGCAGTTGTTCATTTCCGATGTCAAGGACCTGGTACCGCTGGACCAGTACGTAAAAGCGCACCTGCCGAACCGGATATTCGCGCCGGGGACTCTCCCTGCCTACTCGAATTACGCCACCACGCTGGCCGGATACATCGTGCAGCGCGTGTCGGGACAGCCGTTCGACGACTACGTCGAGCAGCACATCTTCAATCCACTGGGGATGAAAGACACCACGTTCCGTCAGCCGTTGCCCGCGGCTCTGGCGCCAATGATGTCGAAGGGCTACAGGTTGGGTTCCGGAAAAGCGAAGCCGTTCGAAGTCGTGCAGGCGTTTCCGGCGGGAAGTGTGTCCACCACTGCCATGGACATGTCGCACTTCATGATCGCTCACCTGCAGGACGGGCAATATGAAGGAGCGCAGATACTGAAACCCGAGACTGCGAAGCTCATGCATTCAGTGGCATTCCAGAACCTGCCCCAGTTGCCTGGCATGTGCCTGGGATTCTACGAAGAGACGCGCAACGGCCATCGCATTATTGGCCATGGTGGCGACACGGAGAATTTTCACTCGGACCTGCATCTCATTCCGGACGCCAACGTTGGATTCTTCATTTCCTACAACAGTGCCGGCAAAGGAGAAAACAGGCCTCGGGAAGCGTTATTCCATGCTTTCCTCGATCGGTACTTCCCATACCAGGTACCAGACCAGCCGGCGCTCGCGACCGCCAAGGCCGATGCAGAAAAGGTGGCAGGCAGCTACATCGTTTCGCGTCGCGGTGATACCACACTGTTTTGGGTTCTCAACGCGATCGGTCAGACGAAAGTAACTGTCAATTCGGATGGAACCATCAGCGCAAGCGGAATGAAGGATCTGAATGGCCAGCCGCAGAAGTTCCGCGAAATTGCGCCGATGGTTTTCCGCGAAGTCGACGGGCAGGACATGCTTGGGTTCAAGCACGATCAGGATTCGGACCGGCAGATCATGGCCATTGATTTTCCGTTCATGGTGTTCGAGAAGGACCACTGGTATGAGACAGGTTCCCTGAACACTTTCATTATCGTCGCATCTCTTTCCGTGTTTGTGCTGACACTCGTGTTCTGGCCCGTGGGCGCGCTCATTCGGCGGCATTACGGACGCAAACTCGAGATTGGCGCTCGCGATCGTCAGATGCGTCTGCTGGTTCGACTCGTTTGTATTCTGGACCTCGCAATGGTCCTTGGGTTTGTCACCTTCTTCTCGATGGCGATGAAGGACATCGGGATGATGAGTCCCAGCTACAACGGCTGGTTGCGCCTGATCCAGTTGTGCGGATGGCTTGGCGTGATTGGAACCCTGGTGGCGATTTACAACGCGCTTCGGTCGTGGAGCACTCCTGGCCGCTGGTTGTGGAGCAAACTCGGCGACGCGGTAATTGCACTGGCATGCGTCGGATTCGCCTGGTACGCGTTGTTCTGGAATCTGCTGAACCTGAGCTTGAAGTACTAA
- a CDS encoding dipeptide epimerase, whose amino-acid sequence MNMSRKGFLKTLGCAAVSGGFLGRVSQVMAATQEKVKIPVRATRIRDVEVFPYTIKTKTVIRISLGNEETSEGFFVRVRTEDGVVGYGEGSPFTPITAETQQSAVVMAKALGEKLKGRDPFEIARLVSDMDAFAPANPSSKAALEMAVWDICGKLTGQPVCCMLGRFRSQFDTDKTVFLEPPEVMAESARQVVRDGFKTVKLKVGESPEMDTARLRAVREAVGPDINIRVDANQGWTPADAVRSLRQIEKYRVQFAEQPVASWDWEGMKFVRDNAPIPVMADESVHVEHDAVEGVRRGAIDMINIKLMKSGGILHGARIASVAEAANLQCMVGCMDETKLGLTAAAHLVCSQKTIVYADLDAFLFLVDDPVIGGFTVKDGNVIMPQAPGLGLDLDPGYLSKLHVA is encoded by the coding sequence ATGAACATGTCACGAAAGGGTTTTCTGAAGACGTTAGGCTGTGCCGCTGTTTCCGGCGGGTTTCTCGGCCGTGTGTCGCAGGTCATGGCGGCGACGCAGGAAAAGGTGAAGATCCCTGTGCGCGCGACTCGCATTCGCGATGTCGAGGTCTTTCCATACACCATCAAGACGAAAACCGTCATTAGGATCTCACTGGGCAACGAAGAGACTTCGGAAGGCTTTTTCGTCCGGGTGCGGACAGAAGATGGCGTCGTTGGTTACGGCGAAGGATCGCCGTTCACGCCGATCACGGCCGAGACGCAGCAATCGGCCGTGGTGATGGCAAAGGCGCTGGGCGAAAAGCTCAAGGGCCGCGACCCGTTCGAGATAGCACGTCTGGTATCGGACATGGATGCCTTTGCCCCGGCTAATCCTAGTTCCAAAGCTGCGCTTGAAATGGCGGTGTGGGACATCTGCGGAAAACTCACCGGACAGCCGGTTTGCTGCATGCTGGGACGCTTCAGGAGCCAGTTCGATACCGACAAGACGGTTTTTCTGGAACCACCGGAGGTGATGGCTGAGTCGGCGCGACAGGTGGTGCGCGACGGCTTCAAGACGGTGAAGTTGAAGGTAGGTGAGTCGCCGGAGATGGACACGGCGAGACTTCGCGCGGTCCGCGAAGCAGTCGGGCCCGATATCAATATTCGCGTTGACGCCAACCAGGGGTGGACCCCTGCCGATGCCGTGCGCTCACTTCGGCAGATTGAGAAATACCGGGTTCAGTTTGCAGAACAGCCCGTCGCCTCGTGGGATTGGGAAGGAATGAAGTTCGTTCGCGACAATGCGCCCATCCCGGTCATGGCCGACGAGAGTGTCCACGTGGAGCACGACGCAGTTGAAGGCGTGCGGCGGGGAGCCATCGACATGATCAATATCAAGCTCATGAAATCCGGCGGGATTCTGCACGGAGCACGAATCGCCAGCGTTGCGGAAGCCGCTAACCTGCAGTGCATGGTTGGTTGCATGGACGAAACGAAGCTGGGTCTGACAGCGGCGGCCCACCTGGTCTGCTCGCAGAAGACAATTGTGTACGCCGACCTCGATGCATTTTTGTTCCTGGTGGACGACCCGGTGATCGGTGGCTTTACGGTGAAGGATGGCAACGTAATCATGCCGCAGGCTCCGGGTCTAGGATTGGACCTCGACCCTGGATATCTGTCCAAGTTGCACGTTGCCTGA
- a CDS encoding serine hydrolase produces the protein MKLARLVGIVLFFSSISIAQQSQPDTAKLQGIDSFANQLLTEWKVPGLGIGIVHDGTVVLEKGYGYRDLEQKLPFTARTLFPVGSTSKSFTALALAILKDQKKLDWDDRVRQYLPSYELADPVASERMTIRDLLLHRSGLARNDMLWYSSDFTRKQIFDRLKYLEMGKGFRNRFDYNNLGYMTAGYLAGEVAGSNWEQLVRTSILDPLQMTSTNFSDADSAKSPDYALPYDEVDGKVERIPFASTAAIGPAGSVHSSIDEMMHYAEMLLSGGKYNGKQIVSEANLKTIQSPQIVMGAPSPYPELSDPVYGMGWVIQTYRGHHYIWHNGGIDGFYTLLALLPDDHLGVVVFTNRLDRAAAEVLARNVFDRVLGMPPVDWDSRFRETAAKVTEAENAERKKIADERKPGTQPSHPLKDYTGTYTHPAYGTVAVSIEGDHLRIALNRLSAPLEHFNYDVFIVPQSQRTLGDLMVRFQTATSGEIDSVALPLEEDIHDIVFKRAKPAK, from the coding sequence GTGAAATTAGCACGACTCGTTGGGATCGTACTGTTTTTTTCATCGATATCCATTGCGCAGCAGAGCCAGCCAGACACGGCGAAGCTCCAAGGCATCGACAGCTTCGCCAACCAACTTCTGACTGAATGGAAAGTGCCCGGGCTGGGTATCGGCATCGTTCACGATGGCACGGTAGTACTGGAGAAAGGCTACGGATACAGGGATCTCGAACAAAAACTGCCGTTCACGGCGAGGACGCTCTTTCCTGTTGGATCGACGAGCAAATCCTTCACCGCCCTCGCGCTGGCCATCCTGAAGGACCAGAAAAAATTGGATTGGGATGATCGCGTTCGCCAGTACCTGCCCTCCTACGAACTCGCCGACCCTGTCGCGAGCGAACGTATGACTATTCGCGACCTGCTGCTGCACCGCTCCGGCCTGGCGCGTAATGACATGCTCTGGTACAGCTCGGATTTCACCCGCAAGCAGATCTTTGATCGCCTCAAATACCTCGAGATGGGAAAGGGATTCCGCAATCGTTTCGACTACAACAACCTCGGGTACATGACCGCGGGCTATCTCGCGGGAGAAGTCGCTGGCTCCAACTGGGAGCAACTGGTTCGCACGAGCATTCTCGACCCGCTGCAAATGACCTCTACTAATTTCAGCGATGCCGATTCCGCGAAGTCGCCAGATTACGCGCTGCCCTACGATGAGGTGGACGGCAAGGTTGAGCGCATTCCATTTGCCTCTACCGCGGCCATCGGACCCGCCGGCAGCGTTCACTCCAGCATCGACGAAATGATGCATTACGCGGAAATGCTGCTCTCCGGCGGCAAGTACAACGGCAAACAGATCGTCTCCGAAGCCAACCTGAAAACGATCCAGTCGCCGCAGATTGTGATGGGAGCGCCGTCGCCTTATCCCGAACTGAGCGACCCGGTCTATGGCATGGGATGGGTCATACAGACGTATCGCGGGCATCACTACATTTGGCACAACGGCGGCATCGACGGCTTCTATACCCTTTTGGCCCTGCTGCCCGACGACCACCTCGGGGTAGTTGTCTTCACCAATCGTCTGGACCGCGCCGCCGCGGAGGTCCTTGCGAGAAACGTTTTCGACCGCGTGTTGGGAATGCCACCTGTCGATTGGGACAGCCGCTTCCGCGAAACTGCCGCTAAAGTCACAGAGGCCGAAAATGCAGAACGCAAGAAGATCGCCGATGAGCGCAAGCCCGGCACCCAACCTTCTCACCCTCTAAAGGACTACACCGGAACGTATACGCATCCGGCCTACGGAACCGTAGCGGTAAGCATTGAGGGCGACCACCTCAGGATTGCCCTGAACCGGTTGTCCGCGCCACTGGAGCACTTTAACTATGACGTCTTCATCGTCCCACAGTCGCAGCGAACATTGGGCGATTTGATGGTTCGTTTCCAGACCGCCACATCCGGTGAAATCGATAGTGTCGCGCTCCCCTTGGAGGAAGACATCCACGACATCGTTTTCAAGCGCGCGAAACCCGCCAAGTAG
- the menC gene encoding o-succinylbenzoate synthase, whose product MKIDFIALRELKMKLKAPFETSFGTTFERRVLLVEVGADGLRGWAEITTQEEPFYNAETTETAWHIFSDYIVPMTLGKTVDHASEIPGLVSAIRGNEMARAGLENALWDIEAQELGMPLSKLLGGTRTEIASGVSLGIQSDTAVLLNNIEKELAAGYQRIKLKIKPGMDIEVVRRVRAQFPDTLLMVDANSAYRPADAPLLQQLDEFNLMMIEQPLNWDDIYLHAQLQRAVKTPICLDECIHNSRHARAAIELGACRVINIKLGRVSGHSEARAVHDVCLDNSIPVWCGGMLESGIGRAHNVAMSSLPGFVLPGDVSASARYWEEDIIEPEVVVSSRGTIAVPQISGLGFAVCRERIQQFTVRERTWRATAAFAAGVRPEAR is encoded by the coding sequence ATGAAGATCGACTTCATCGCGCTACGCGAACTGAAGATGAAGCTGAAAGCTCCGTTCGAAACCAGCTTCGGGACGACATTCGAACGACGGGTGCTTCTGGTCGAGGTCGGCGCGGATGGTCTCAGGGGCTGGGCCGAAATCACCACCCAGGAGGAACCGTTCTATAACGCGGAGACCACCGAGACGGCGTGGCATATCTTCTCCGATTACATCGTTCCAATGACACTCGGCAAAACCGTCGATCATGCGTCGGAGATTCCCGGTCTCGTATCCGCCATTCGCGGCAATGAGATGGCTCGCGCAGGGCTCGAGAACGCGCTTTGGGACATCGAGGCGCAGGAACTGGGGATGCCTCTCAGCAAGTTGCTCGGCGGCACTCGCACGGAAATCGCCTCCGGCGTCTCCCTTGGCATCCAGTCGGACACTGCAGTCCTGTTAAACAATATCGAGAAAGAACTCGCGGCCGGATACCAGCGCATCAAGCTGAAGATCAAGCCCGGCATGGATATCGAGGTCGTCCGCCGAGTGCGCGCGCAGTTCCCCGACACTCTCCTCATGGTCGACGCAAACTCTGCGTACCGCCCAGCAGACGCGCCGCTACTGCAGCAACTCGATGAATTCAACCTGATGATGATCGAGCAGCCTCTCAATTGGGACGACATTTACCTGCACGCGCAGTTGCAGCGGGCGGTGAAGACTCCAATCTGCCTCGACGAGTGCATTCACAACTCTCGCCACGCGCGCGCGGCGATCGAGTTGGGCGCTTGTCGCGTTATCAATATCAAGCTGGGACGCGTCAGTGGCCACTCAGAAGCACGAGCCGTACACGATGTCTGTCTCGACAACTCAATTCCTGTGTGGTGTGGCGGGATGCTGGAATCGGGCATCGGCCGCGCCCACAACGTTGCCATGTCCTCCTTGCCGGGGTTCGTCCTTCCCGGAGATGTTTCGGCGAGTGCGCGCTACTGGGAAGAGGACATCATCGAACCGGAAGTGGTCGTGAGTTCGCGCGGCACGATTGCCGTCCCTCAGATTTCCGGCCTGGGATTTGCCGTTTGTCGTGAGCGCATTCAGCAATTCACAGTTCGCGAACGCACATGGCGCGCAACTGCTGCATTCGCCGCCGGAGTTAGGCCCGAGGCGCGCTGA
- a CDS encoding HNH endonuclease family protein, translating to QLLDSFTVNAAHYAAVLNPSDELWNRYPESLKYHLEMLHFIRVTQGRPLLLAAVQRFKDQPQQLEKVLKTVLNWSVRLLISGRLGSGSLEEKYGEVARALNKGEIKTIAEMTEKFSPYVPTDAQFEAAFATADVSKAYLAKYYLITLEQHVRTPNQKDDPHWDVSKRGGVNLEHILPKSLKEARKPLGEWVFRLGNIVLMQASKNAQLGSADYSPRKSEALSASDFVLTQEAGGKKHWGPDEISERQSRLAKLAVSVWPIRVGGK from the coding sequence TTCAGCTGTTGGATAGCTTCACGGTGAACGCTGCCCACTATGCAGCGGTGCTAAACCCATCTGATGAGTTGTGGAATCGATACCCAGAATCTCTCAAATATCATTTGGAGATGCTTCACTTCATACGCGTCACGCAAGGCCGACCTCTCCTGTTGGCTGCAGTTCAGAGGTTCAAGGATCAACCTCAACAATTGGAGAAGGTCCTTAAGACCGTGTTGAACTGGTCTGTACGGTTGCTGATCTCGGGGCGCCTTGGTAGCGGGTCGCTGGAAGAGAAGTATGGCGAAGTTGCGCGCGCCCTCAACAAGGGTGAGATTAAAACTATCGCGGAGATGACCGAGAAGTTCAGTCCTTACGTTCCAACAGACGCGCAATTCGAAGCAGCGTTCGCCACCGCTGACGTGTCAAAGGCCTACCTGGCGAAGTACTACTTGATAACACTCGAGCAACATGTCCGGACCCCGAATCAGAAGGATGATCCGCATTGGGATGTTTCAAAACGTGGTGGCGTCAACCTAGAACATATATTACCCAAAAGCCTGAAAGAGGCGCGCAAGCCTCTTGGAGAATGGGTATTCAGGTTGGGCAATATCGTTCTTATGCAAGCTAGCAAGAACGCACAGTTGGGCTCTGCGGACTACTCACCGAGGAAGAGTGAAGCATTGTCGGCTTCAGACTTTGTTCTGACCCAGGAAGCCGGCGGGAAGAAGCACTGGGGCCCTGACGAGATTTCTGAGCGGCAAAGTAGGCTGGCGAAACTCGCAGTCTCGGTATGGCCCATCCGAGTTGGCGGAAAATGA